A single window of Phycisphaeraceae bacterium DNA harbors:
- a CDS encoding HYExAFE family protein: protein MARRSLHYESAFEEYLRANRIPYVAVDEARKALLPGESGVAAAVAIKSFDFVVYRPHAPNIIVDIKGRRVPRRLNSGAAGRLESWVTQEDVHALQQWEGLFGAGFGAAFVFVYWCESQPPDALFDDVFTHRGRWYAPTLVTLRDYAASMRPRSPRWGTVDLPGRTFEAIHEPLWRFIGTGGPGLPVPAARSA from the coding sequence ATGGCCCGCCGCTCGCTTCACTATGAGAGCGCGTTCGAAGAGTACCTGCGCGCCAACCGCATCCCCTATGTGGCCGTCGACGAAGCCCGCAAAGCGCTGCTGCCGGGCGAGTCCGGCGTCGCCGCGGCGGTGGCGATCAAATCGTTCGATTTCGTCGTCTACCGCCCGCACGCTCCGAACATCATCGTCGACATCAAGGGGCGACGGGTCCCGCGGCGACTGAACTCCGGCGCGGCGGGGCGTCTGGAGTCATGGGTGACCCAGGAGGACGTCCACGCCCTCCAGCAGTGGGAGGGCCTGTTCGGCGCCGGGTTCGGGGCGGCGTTCGTCTTTGTGTACTGGTGCGAGAGCCAGCCCCCCGACGCCCTGTTTGACGATGTCTTCACGCACCGCGGCCGGTGGTACGCGCCGACGCTGGTCACCCTCCGTGACTACGCCGCGAGCATGCGGCCCCGATCGCCCCGGTGGGGGACGGTCGACCTCCCCGGCCGGACGTTCGAGGCAATCCACGAGCCCCTGTGGCGATTCATAGGGACCGGGGGCCCCGGCCTGCCGGTCCCGGCGGCCCGCAGTGCGTGA
- a CDS encoding adenylyltransferase/cytidyltransferase family protein, giving the protein MSYPAPAPSNPSRRSPGHRPPAAVDKILSRERLMALRQELRRDGASLVHCHGCFDIVHPGHIRHLRQARSQGDALLVSITGDAEMRKGTGRPLIPEELRAEGLAALDCVDYVYIEQRPTAAELLDEVRPDVYVKGKEYELNSDPRFKAERNAVERHGGRVVFSSGDVVFSSTALIAAMEESTDPYHARLMQLLRDPMLDGARLTGLVSSFRGKRILVVGEPIIDTYVLCDTPSVAGESPVMTLRPVERRSYDGGSAVIARHLAAMGAAPVLVCAMPDDAPAAALRHRLQADGVEVRSVEAPGMLPEKQRFLVGAQKVMKVDLVDPLVLDARSQDELVGLAGESAAGCDGAILADFGLGLFSAGTHARLGASVRREVGVLCGDVSGGRSNLRLMREMDLLCPSESELRDAYRDFDESLPSVVWNLLHDTGSRHAIITMGADGLVAFDRLPGAESMAPVPEGDGFRSRLRGDHFPALCGHAIDPLGCGDALLATATLALASGAPLLGAAFLGAVAAAAQAQRLGNSVISASDLRHGIVRAHAAHLTCTPGQSPRPGPRLTVPLTA; this is encoded by the coding sequence ATGTCGTACCCCGCCCCGGCCCCGTCGAACCCATCACGCCGATCACCCGGCCACCGACCGCCCGCGGCGGTGGACAAGATCCTGTCGCGGGAACGGCTGATGGCCCTGCGGCAGGAACTGCGGCGAGACGGCGCCTCGCTGGTGCACTGCCACGGCTGCTTCGACATCGTTCACCCGGGCCACATCCGCCACCTGCGGCAGGCCCGTTCCCAGGGTGATGCGCTGCTGGTCTCGATCACTGGCGACGCCGAGATGCGCAAGGGAACCGGCCGGCCGCTCATCCCCGAGGAACTCAGGGCCGAGGGGCTCGCGGCGCTGGACTGCGTGGACTACGTGTACATCGAGCAGCGCCCCACCGCGGCCGAGTTGCTCGACGAGGTGCGGCCGGATGTCTATGTCAAGGGCAAGGAGTACGAACTCAACAGCGACCCCCGCTTCAAGGCCGAACGAAACGCGGTGGAGCGCCACGGCGGGCGGGTGGTCTTCTCCTCCGGCGACGTGGTCTTCTCCTCCACCGCGCTGATCGCCGCGATGGAGGAGTCGACTGACCCCTACCACGCCCGGCTGATGCAGCTGCTCCGCGACCCAATGCTCGACGGCGCGCGCCTGACCGGCCTGGTCTCATCGTTTCGCGGCAAGCGCATCCTGGTGGTCGGCGAGCCGATCATCGACACCTACGTGCTCTGCGACACCCCGTCGGTCGCCGGCGAGAGCCCGGTGATGACGCTCCGGCCGGTGGAGCGGCGGAGCTACGACGGCGGCTCGGCCGTGATCGCGCGCCACCTGGCCGCCATGGGCGCCGCGCCGGTGCTCGTGTGCGCGATGCCGGACGATGCCCCCGCCGCGGCGCTGCGGCACCGGCTGCAGGCCGACGGCGTGGAGGTGCGCTCGGTCGAGGCGCCCGGGATGCTCCCCGAGAAGCAGCGGTTCCTCGTCGGCGCCCAGAAGGTCATGAAGGTGGACCTGGTCGATCCGCTGGTGCTCGATGCGCGGAGCCAGGACGAGCTGGTCGGGCTCGCGGGGGAATCGGCGGCCGGGTGCGACGGGGCGATCCTGGCCGACTTTGGTCTGGGGCTGTTCTCGGCCGGCACGCACGCGCGGCTCGGAGCCTCGGTCCGGCGCGAGGTCGGCGTGTTGTGCGGAGACGTGAGCGGCGGCCGGTCCAACCTCCGGCTGATGCGCGAGATGGACCTGCTGTGCCCGAGCGAGTCCGAACTCCGCGACGCCTACCGCGATTTCGACGAGAGCCTCCCGTCGGTCGTGTGGAACCTGCTGCACGACACGGGCTCACGCCACGCCATCATCACGATGGGCGCCGACGGCCTGGTCGCGTTCGATCGACTGCCCGGCGCCGAATCGATGGCGCCGGTGCCCGAGGGCGACGGCTTCCGATCCCGCCTTCGGGGCGACCACTTCCCCGCCTTGTGCGGGCACGCGATCGACCCGCTGGGCTGCGGCGACGCCCTGCTCGCGACCGCGACGCTCGCGCTCGCCTCGGGAGCACCCCTGCTGGGCGCCGCGTTCCTCGGGGCGGTCGCCGCGGCGGCGCAGGCTCAGCGGCTTGGCAACTCTGTCATCTCGGCCTCGGACCTGCGGCACGGAATCGTCCGGGCGCACGCGGCGCACCTGACGTGCACGCCGGGCCAATCGCCGCGACCGGGCCCGCGTCTTACGGTCCCGCTCACCGCCTAG
- a CDS encoding ABC transporter ATP-binding protein — protein MAQPTQPDTPVRPDARGEPIIAIRDLVKEFEGREVLSGINLEVYPGETMVVMGGSGCGKSTLLRCMIGSFRPERGDIRLFGQSIMGLRDRALDEVKKKFGILFQSGALFNSMTIAENVALPLHEHTDLDHEIIDIQVKIKLELVGLREHADKYPAQISGGMKKRAGLARALSLDPRILFYDEPSAGLDPVTSAEIDRLIVDLTRKLGVTSVVVTHEMDSAFTIADRMVMLDKGRALATNTREWFDSLRQLPAEQARALPEDMQLIRQFLRGDADGPITRRRAMTNYAEDLLGTPSEPSMGGGGPSVETTRQTAR, from the coding sequence GTGGCCCAGCCAACACAACCAGACACACCCGTACGCCCTGATGCTCGCGGTGAGCCCATCATCGCGATCCGCGATCTGGTCAAGGAGTTCGAGGGCCGCGAGGTCCTCTCCGGGATCAACCTTGAGGTTTACCCCGGCGAGACCATGGTGGTGATGGGGGGATCGGGGTGCGGCAAGTCGACGCTGCTGCGGTGCATGATCGGCTCGTTCCGCCCCGAACGCGGCGACATCAGGCTCTTCGGGCAGTCGATCATGGGCCTCCGCGACAGGGCCCTCGACGAGGTCAAGAAGAAGTTCGGAATCCTCTTTCAGTCCGGCGCGCTCTTCAACTCGATGACCATCGCCGAGAACGTGGCGCTCCCCCTGCACGAGCACACGGACCTTGATCACGAGATCATCGATATCCAGGTCAAGATCAAGCTGGAACTGGTCGGCCTCCGCGAGCACGCGGACAAGTACCCGGCGCAGATCTCCGGCGGCATGAAGAAGCGGGCCGGGCTGGCCCGTGCCCTCTCGCTGGACCCGCGGATCTTGTTCTACGACGAGCCGTCGGCCGGGCTCGATCCGGTGACCAGTGCCGAGATCGACCGGCTGATCGTCGACCTGACGCGAAAACTGGGCGTCACCAGCGTCGTCGTCACCCACGAGATGGACTCGGCGTTCACCATCGCCGACCGCATGGTCATGCTCGACAAAGGGCGCGCCCTGGCCACCAATACCAGGGAGTGGTTCGACTCTCTCCGCCAGCTCCCCGCCGAGCAGGCGCGGGCCCTCCCCGAGGACATGCAGTTGATCCGCCAGTTCCTCCGCGGCGATGCCGACGGCCCCATCACCCGCCGGCGCGCCATGACCAACTACGCCGAAGACCTCCTTGGCACCCCCTCGGAGCCCTCCATGGGCGGCGGTGGACCGAGCGTCGAGACCACGCGCCAGACCGCCAGGTGA
- the lepB gene encoding signal peptidase I, producing MPSTATTHAEHHHTKETVKETLISILIAFVLAFVFRGFVVEAFVIPTGSMAPTLDGAHMSMRAPQSGYTWDVGPWHVLPGHENEYQPVQTNVTVHDPMTGEQIELAQTPRLSGDRILVLKFLYLVNEPQRFDVVVFKCPYLPATNFIKRLVGLPGEQVALVDGDVFVRSGATPTIPGVNAWSQPGWTIARKPGRVQNTVWQAVFDSRYAPLNPMRDGRRWYNPPWVGSGWTVGGAVYEYTGQSPAELKWDSQQVRYTTSRAPWGNRTELWDIDDRYPYDEAPNPSWSERFPVSDVRIRAGIEPLAAGLSMRVVLGTRGHEFEASIEGTSASIRKRAQPGVGEQAWATLATATIEPLAPGAVTDVAFCHVDQALELWVGGKRVTAATYNWTPAERIQYATGRSIEQLLDEGRAGGRNIFADTSLYSRPRVSWSFRGGGVRMHRVGLDRDLYYQPAMYGPGTLGGQAALATSPNPESQLDLSPDEFFVLGDNSPQSRDGRLWDTVDPWAAIVDPKVGVVHRDLMIGKAFFVYFPAMIKRGIVPVPDFGRLRFIW from the coding sequence ATGCCAAGCACCGCGACAACCCACGCCGAGCACCACCACACCAAGGAAACGGTCAAGGAGACGTTGATCTCCATCCTGATCGCGTTCGTGCTCGCGTTTGTATTCCGCGGCTTCGTCGTCGAGGCGTTCGTGATTCCGACCGGGTCGATGGCCCCGACCCTCGATGGGGCGCACATGAGCATGCGGGCCCCCCAGTCGGGGTACACCTGGGACGTCGGCCCGTGGCACGTCCTTCCCGGGCACGAGAACGAATACCAGCCGGTGCAGACCAACGTCACCGTGCACGACCCGATGACCGGCGAGCAGATCGAACTGGCCCAGACGCCACGACTGTCGGGCGACCGGATCCTGGTGCTCAAGTTTCTGTACCTGGTGAACGAACCGCAGCGATTCGACGTCGTGGTCTTCAAGTGCCCCTACCTCCCGGCGACGAACTTCATCAAGCGGCTTGTCGGGCTTCCCGGCGAGCAGGTGGCCCTGGTGGACGGCGATGTGTTCGTGCGATCGGGCGCGACGCCGACGATCCCCGGGGTGAACGCGTGGTCGCAGCCCGGCTGGACGATCGCCCGCAAGCCCGGCCGCGTGCAGAACACCGTGTGGCAGGCTGTGTTCGACAGCCGCTATGCGCCGCTGAACCCGATGAGGGATGGCCGCCGCTGGTACAACCCGCCGTGGGTCGGATCGGGGTGGACCGTCGGCGGCGCGGTGTATGAGTACACCGGGCAGTCTCCGGCGGAACTGAAGTGGGACAGCCAGCAGGTCCGCTACACGACCTCCCGCGCCCCATGGGGGAACCGGACCGAACTCTGGGACATCGACGACCGCTACCCCTATGACGAGGCGCCGAACCCCTCGTGGTCGGAGCGATTTCCGGTGAGCGACGTGCGGATCCGAGCCGGGATCGAGCCGTTGGCGGCCGGGCTCAGCATGCGCGTGGTGCTCGGGACCCGCGGGCACGAGTTCGAGGCATCGATCGAGGGAACCTCGGCAAGCATCCGCAAGCGCGCCCAGCCCGGCGTCGGCGAGCAGGCGTGGGCGACCCTCGCCACGGCCACCATCGAACCCCTGGCCCCGGGGGCCGTGACCGACGTGGCGTTCTGCCACGTCGATCAGGCCCTCGAGCTGTGGGTCGGCGGGAAGCGGGTCACCGCGGCGACGTACAACTGGACCCCCGCCGAGCGGATCCAATACGCCACCGGCCGTTCCATCGAGCAGTTGCTGGATGAGGGGCGCGCGGGCGGTCGGAACATCTTCGCGGACACCTCGCTGTACTCCCGGCCGCGGGTGTCGTGGTCGTTCCGCGGCGGCGGAGTCCGGATGCACCGCGTCGGGCTCGATCGCGACCTGTACTACCAGCCGGCGATGTACGGGCCCGGGACGCTCGGGGGGCAGGCCGCATTGGCGACGAGCCCCAATCCCGAATCGCAACTGGACCTCTCGCCGGACGAGTTCTTCGTGCTCGGCGACAACTCGCCGCAGAGCCGCGACGGTCGGTTGTGGGACACGGTGGACCCGTGGGCCGCGATCGTCGACCCTAAGGTCGGGGTCGTGCACCGCGACCTGATGATCGGCAAGGCGTTCTTCGTGTATTTCCCGGCGATGATCAAGCGGGGCATTGTGCCGGTGCCGGACTTCGGCAGACTCCGGTTCATCTGGTAG